Proteins encoded by one window of Brienomyrus brachyistius isolate T26 unplaced genomic scaffold, BBRACH_0.4 scaffold67, whole genome shotgun sequence:
- the xpo1a gene encoding exportin-1 encodes MPAVMTMLADHAARQLLDFNQKLDITLLDNVVNCMYNDIGSQQRMAQEVLTHLKEHPDAWTRVDTILEFSHNMNTKYYALQILETVIKSRWKILPRNQCEGIKKYVVGLIIKTSSDSANIEKEKVYIRKLNMILVQILKQEWPKHWPTFISDIVGASRTSESLCQNNMIILKLLSEEVFDFSSGQMTQVKAKHLKDSMCNEFSQIFQLCQFVMENSQNAPLAHATLETLLRFLNWIPLGYIFETKLISTLVYKFLNVPMFRNVTLKCLTEIAGVSVSQYEEQFVTLFTLTMMQLKQMLPLNTNIRLAYSSGKDDEQNFIQNLSLFLCTFLKEHGQLIEKRLNLRETLMEALHYMLLVSEVEETEIFKICLEYWNHLAAELYRESPFSTSATPLLAGSQHFEVPPRRQLYLPVLSKVRLLMVSRMAKPEEVLVVENDQGEVVREFMKDTDSINLYKNMRETLVYLTHLDYVDTERIMTEKLHNQVNGTEWSWKNLNTLCWAMGSISGAMHEEDEKRFLVTVIKDLLGLCEQKRGKDNKAIIASNIMYIVGQYPRFLRAHWKFLKTVVNKLFEFMHETHDGVQDMACDTFIKIAQKCRRHFVQVQVGEVMPFIDEILNNINTIICDLQPQQVHTFYEAVGYMIGAQTDQAVQEHLIEKYMLLPNQVWDSIIQQATKNVDILKDPETVKQLGSILKTNVRACKAVGHQFVIQLGRIYLDMLNVYKCLSENISAAIQTNGEMVTKQPLIRSMRTVKRETLKLISGWVSRSNDPQMVGENFVPPLLDAVLIDYQRNVPAAREPEVLSTMAVIVNKLGGHITAEIPQIFDAVFECTLNMINKDFEEYPEHRTHFFYLLQAVNSHCFPAFLDIPPAQFKLVLDSIIWAFKHTMRNVADTGLQILYTLLQNVGQEEAAAQSFYQTYFCDILQHIFSVVTDTSHTAGLTMHASILAYMFSLVEESKIFVALNPASPVSNLVFIQEYVANLLKTAFPHLQDAQVKVFVTGLFSLNQDIPAFKEHLRDFLVQIKEFAGEDTTDLFLEERETSLRQAQEEKRKLQMSVPGILNPHEIPEEMCD; translated from the exons ATGCCAGCAGTTATGACAATGTTAGCCGACCATGCAGCTAGACAGCTGCTGGACTTCAATCAGAAGCTGGACATAACCCTGCTGGACAATGTGGTGAATTGTATGTACAATGATATTGGATCACAG CAAAGAATGGCGCAGGAGGTGTTGACCCATTTGAAAGAGCACCCTGATGCTTGGACAAGAGTTGACACCATTTTGGAGTTCTCACATAATATGAATACCAAA TACTATGCGCTGCAGATTCTGGAAACGGTTATAAAATCAAGGTGGAAGATTCTTCCCAGAAATCAGTGTGAAG gaATTAAAAAGTATGTTGTTGGCCTTATTATCAAAACTTCATCGGATTCTGCAAATATTGAG AAAGAGAAGGTGTATATTAGGAAGCTTAACATGATCTTGGTCCAG ATCTTGAAGCAAGAGTGGCCCAAGCATTGGCCAACTTTCATCAGTGACATTGTGGGTGCCAGCCGTACCAGTGAGAGCCTGTGCCAGAACAACATGATCATACTGAAACTCCTTAGCGAAGAGGTGTTTGACTTTTCAAGTGGTCAGATGACCCAAGTCAAGGCCAAGCATCTGAAGGACAG CATGTGCAATGAGTTCTCGCAGATATTCCAGCTCTGCCAATTTGTCATG GAAAATTCCCAGAATGCCCCACTGGCTCATGCGACATTGGAGACGCTGCTGCGCTTTCTGAACTGGATTCCTCTCGGATATATCTTTGAAACCAAGCTCATCAGCACCCTTGTGTACAAG TTTTTAAATGTTCCAATGTTCCGAAACGTGACTCTGAAGTGCCTGACCGAGATTGCGGGTGTGAGTGTCAGCCAGTACGAAGAGCAATTTGTTACTCTGTTCACTCTCACCATGATGCAGCTCAAACAG ATGCTTCCTTTGAACACAAATATCCGTTTGGCATACTCCAGTGGAAAGGATGATGAACAGAACTTCATCCAGAACCTCAGCCTGTTTCTGTGCACCTTCCTGAAGGAACATGGCCAACTGATAGAGAAGCGGCTAAATCTTCGGGAGACCCTGATGGAG GCTCTGCATTACATGCTGTTGGTGTCGGAAGTAGAGGAGACGGAGATCTTTAAGATCTGCTTGGAGTACTGGAACCATCTGGCAGCAGAGCTGTACAGGGAGAGCCCATTCTCCACCTCTGCCACCCCACTGCTGGCTGGCAGCCAGCATTTCGAAGTCCCTCCACGGCGGCAGTTGTACCTCCCGGTGCTCTCCAAG GTCCGTCTGCTAATGGTGAGTCGAATggcgaagccagaggaggtTCTAGTGGTGGAGAATGACCAAGGAGAAGTGGTCAGAGAATTCATGAAAGACACCGATTCCATCAATCTGTACAAAAACATGAGAGAGACTCTTG TATATCTCACACACTTGGACTATGTTGACACGGAACGCATAATGACTGAGAAGCTGCACAACCAGGTCAATGGGACGGAGTGGTCATGGAAGAACCTGAACACACTCTGTTGGGCTATGGGTTCCATCAGCGGGGCTATGCATGAAGAGGATGAAAAGAGATTCCTTGTCACGGTTATAAAG GATTTATTGGGGCTGTGTGAGCAGAAGCGAGGCAAAGACAACAAAGCCATCATTGCCTCCAATATCATGTACATTGTGGGACAGTACCCCCGTTTTCTGCGAGCACATTGGAAGTTCCTGAAAACTGTGGTCAACAAGCTCTTTGAGTTTATGCATG AAACCCATGACGGAGTACAGGACATGGCGTGCGACACATTCATCAAGATTGCGCAGAAGTGCAGGAGACATTTTGTGCAGGTGCAGGTGGGCGAGGTCATGCCCTTTATTGACGAGATCCTGAATAACATCAACACCATTATCTGTGACCTGCAACCTCAGCAG GTCCATACATTCTACGAGGCTGTCGGCTACATGATAGGTGCACAGACAGACCAAGCTGTTCAAGAACATCTCATTGAGAAGTACATGCTGCTTCCCAACCAGGTGTGGGACAGTATCATTCAGCAGGCAACCAAG AATGTGGACATTCTGAAGGACCCAGAGACCGTGAAGCAGCTGGGCAGCATCCTGAAGACGAATGTGCGGGCGTGCAAAGCCGTGGGCCACCAGTTCGTCATCCAGCTAGGCCGCATCTACCTGGACATGCTCAACGTGTATAAGTGCTTGAGTGAAAATATCTCTGCAGCCATCCAGACCAACG GGGAGATggttacaaaacagcctttaataCGAAGTATGAGAACAGTTAAAAGGGAGACTCTGAAACTTATTTCCGGCTGGGTCAGTCGCTCAAATGATCCACAAATG GTCGGAGAGAACTTTGTACCACCGCTGTTGGATGCTGTGCTCATCGACTATCAAAGGAATGTTCCGGCAGCCAGAGAACCCGAAGTCCTCAGCACTATGGCAGTCATCGTCAACAAACTGGGTGGACACATCACAGCCGAAATCCCCCAGATATTTGATGCGGTTTTTGAATGTACCCTAAATATGATAAACAAG GACTTTGAGGAATACCCGGAGCACAGGACACACTTCTTCTACCTTTTGCAAGCTGTGAATTCACACTGCTTCCCTGCTTTCTTGGACATTCCTCCAGCCCAGTTCAAACTGGTGCTGGATTCCATCATCTGGGCCTTCAAACACACCATGCGAAATGTGGCAGACACAG GCCTGCAGATTTTATACACTTTGCTTCAGAATGTTGGCCAAGAAGAGGCAGCTGCCCAGAGTTTTTATCAGACGTACTTTTGTGACATCTTGCAGCATATCTTTTCTGTTGTCACGGATACGTCCCACACAGCTG GTTTAAcaatgcatgcatccatccttGCCTACATGTTCAGTTTGGTAGAGGAAAGCAAAATCTTTGTCGCGCTAAATCCTGCATCTCCAGTCAGCAACCTGGTGTTCATTCAAGAGTATGTGGCCAACCTGTTAAAAACAGCCTTTCCTCATCTACAGGA CGCCCAGGTGAAGGTATTTGTAACTGGCCTCTTCAGCTTAAATCAAGATATTCCTGCCTTCAAAGAACATCTGAGGGACTTCCTGGTACAGATAAAA GAATTTGCAGGAGAGGACACAACAGACCTGTTCTTGGAGGAACGGGAGACATCTCTGCGGCAGGCCCAGGAGGAGAAACGCAAGCTGCAGATGTCTGTACCAGGCATCTTGAACCCCCATGAAATTCCAGAAGAGATGTGTGACTGA